Proteins encoded within one genomic window of Oceanispirochaeta sp. M1:
- a CDS encoding FHA domain-containing protein — MNSSGRYIVSLCMGLTAAILGWSVLELILSLQESFPSYTVLLLATGGLSTAAMTAVIASIEGILHKNSSKINREWTMGLVWGFAGGMIGAIAGQFFFNLILPDSVLPESYRNSYFAARIISWAIMGMFIGTAEGLRARSSQKIQAGIIAGLTGGIAGGAIVEGAMLFFPADSWLKLPGFMIMTMGTALLTILIEVKTSPGVFRVLNGTSKGRKYLINQKRTRMGSHPGCDISISGSDKVPGIAVSLKRKGMEIILQAENNFRVLVNDDYVENCSLKYDDVIKIGNSKFLYEVRQ, encoded by the coding sequence ATGAATTCCAGTGGAAGATATATTGTTTCACTATGCATGGGACTGACGGCGGCCATTCTCGGCTGGTCTGTTCTTGAACTGATACTGTCCCTGCAGGAGAGTTTCCCGTCTTATACGGTACTGCTTCTTGCCACAGGTGGTCTCAGTACTGCAGCAATGACTGCAGTAATAGCATCTATTGAGGGAATACTTCATAAGAACAGCTCTAAGATAAATAGAGAGTGGACTATGGGTCTCGTCTGGGGCTTCGCGGGAGGAATGATCGGAGCCATAGCCGGACAGTTCTTTTTTAATCTGATCCTGCCGGACTCCGTTCTGCCCGAATCCTATAGAAATTCATATTTTGCCGCCCGTATTATCAGCTGGGCCATTATGGGAATGTTTATAGGTACAGCAGAAGGGCTTAGAGCCCGGTCAAGTCAGAAAATACAGGCTGGAATTATTGCCGGTCTTACAGGCGGAATTGCCGGTGGTGCAATTGTTGAGGGAGCCATGCTCTTTTTTCCTGCCGACAGCTGGCTCAAACTTCCCGGATTTATGATTATGACAATGGGAACAGCTCTTTTAACAATCCTGATTGAAGTTAAAACATCACCCGGTGTATTCCGGGTACTCAATGGAACCAGCAAGGGTCGTAAATATCTGATCAATCAGAAAAGGACAAGAATGGGGAGCCATCCAGGCTGTGACATAAGCATTTCCGGAAGTGATAAAGTTCCCGGTATTGCTGTATCACTGAAGCGTAAAGGTATGGAGATAATATTGCAGGCTGAGAATAATTTCAGAGTTCTTGTTAATGATGATTATGTAGAGAACTGCAGTCTGAAATATGATGATGTGATAAAAATCGGAAACAGTAAGTTCCTCTATGAGGTAAGACAATGA
- a CDS encoding KH domain-containing protein — translation MEKDLVEFIAKSLVDDSDSVMVNMIEGEKSTIIELKVADDDIGKVIGKHGRIAKAVRTILSASANKTGKRFVLEILD, via the coding sequence ATGGAAAAAGACTTAGTAGAATTTATAGCAAAATCTCTCGTAGATGACTCAGACAGTGTCATGGTGAATATGATTGAGGGTGAAAAATCTACAATCATTGAACTTAAAGTTGCCGATGACGACATTGGTAAAGTCATAGGTAAACACGGACGCATTGCGAAAGCAGTCCGAACAATCCTCTCTGCTTCTGCCAACAAGACAGGCAAGCGGTTTGTGCTGGAAATTCTGGACTAA
- the rpsP gene encoding 30S ribosomal protein S16 — protein sequence MVVKIRLKRMGAKRRPYYRIVVMDSRSPRDGRTIEELGYYHPVEAEDKQVKFKEDKVREWLEKGAQPTLTVRKLLNKNNFFIK from the coding sequence ATAGTGGTTAAGATTAGATTAAAAAGAATGGGAGCTAAAAGGCGTCCCTATTACAGAATAGTAGTTATGGATTCCAGATCACCCAGAGACGGAAGAACTATTGAAGAACTGGGTTACTATCATCCTGTTGAAGCTGAAGACAAACAGGTAAAGTTTAAAGAAGATAAAGTTCGTGAATGGCTTGAAAAGGGTGCACAGCCCACTTTGACTGTTCGTAAACTTCTGAACAAGAATAACTTCTTTATTAAATAG
- a CDS encoding DUF3276 family protein — protein MGQRGEIFTLKRFVEDGGLTYFFNVKENRYGDLFLNLVESKKKDDRFVRFSLIVYSEDYAKFSEILETAVTKLKAEVPDWEHELKTGSGKRKYKFTVKAAKNRELYLIVSESRVGSDENYENVSIRVFKRNLDVFLEGYDQAASHMKRA, from the coding sequence ATGGGACAGAGAGGCGAAATCTTTACTTTAAAACGTTTTGTTGAAGACGGGGGTCTAACCTATTTTTTTAATGTAAAGGAAAACCGTTATGGAGATCTTTTTCTTAATCTGGTAGAGAGTAAAAAAAAGGATGACCGGTTTGTCCGCTTTTCACTGATTGTATATTCTGAAGATTATGCTAAATTCAGCGAAATACTTGAAACTGCCGTTACAAAACTCAAAGCTGAGGTTCCTGACTGGGAACATGAACTTAAAACAGGTTCCGGTAAGAGAAAATACAAATTTACAGTCAAGGCAGCAAAAAACAGGGAACTGTATCTCATAGTTTCAGAAAGCCGTGTCGGTTCTGATGAAAATTATGAAAATGTTTCAATCAGGGTCTTTAAAAGGAACCTGGATGTTTTCCTTGAAGGTTATGACCAGGCTGCTTCTCATATGAAAAGAGCTTAA
- a CDS encoding VWA domain-containing protein, with protein MKKIITLLSLVLFLIPLYSQQNISVTGVDSSEMLVNGNIHIYVSLEDSSELQVNEMPELNDFSLFEKERSSEDWITEDLIDLQFNGVNQDQISFTLLLDNSGSMYDTLSAKPTDKKDEQRIHFVLKALQDLFSATTDYKDNISIVSFNTNIETLTSFTDSRTKLLSSLDGIIRPTAEDSYTELYRAMKTASDQLSMRKGRKVLILLSDGENYTYSENRKEPHPLFGNELLELRDLEKEMQKRGITLYTIHYARDSDSDLTALSRKTGGLSYTASSRNELLTAYKEIHSRINNEFRLSYKPGVSAARERSIKVSLGDRESSSEFTFLWEIFWGLSPTLPWWVYCILSALAVLLVFIIHRTPFEKIYSFPHLEVLAADDSDKTVIQISHDKTMIAVSRDQTQIMDESEFENKDSDETGITIIKDSDGKYQLKADHEIMVNNKTVINRELEAGDVIRSEGTMIIFDEPAED; from the coding sequence ATGAAAAAAATAATTACACTCCTCAGTCTTGTTTTATTTTTAATTCCCCTCTATTCCCAGCAGAATATCTCTGTCACAGGTGTGGACAGCAGTGAAATGCTTGTAAACGGGAATATCCACATATATGTGTCTCTTGAGGATAGCTCTGAGCTTCAAGTGAATGAAATGCCTGAATTGAATGATTTTTCACTTTTTGAAAAAGAAAGATCCTCGGAAGACTGGATAACTGAAGATCTCATTGATCTGCAGTTCAACGGGGTCAATCAGGATCAGATTTCATTCACTCTGCTGCTGGATAATTCAGGAAGCATGTACGATACCCTCTCTGCAAAACCCACAGATAAAAAGGATGAGCAGAGAATCCATTTTGTTTTGAAAGCTTTGCAGGATCTATTTTCAGCCACAACTGACTATAAAGACAATATCTCTATTGTCAGTTTCAATACGAATATTGAGACCCTCACATCTTTTACCGACAGCCGTACAAAGCTTCTTTCATCCCTTGACGGAATAATCCGTCCAACAGCCGAAGACTCATACACAGAACTTTACAGAGCCATGAAAACAGCGTCTGATCAACTGAGTATGCGAAAGGGCCGTAAGGTTCTGATTCTTCTCTCAGATGGAGAAAACTATACTTACAGTGAAAATCGAAAGGAGCCTCATCCTTTGTTTGGAAATGAGCTGCTGGAACTCCGCGATCTTGAGAAAGAGATGCAGAAGAGAGGGATCACTCTCTATACAATCCATTACGCAAGAGACAGCGACAGTGACCTTACAGCCCTCAGCAGAAAAACAGGAGGACTATCTTATACAGCCTCATCAAGAAATGAACTCCTCACAGCATACAAGGAAATTCACAGCCGGATAAACAACGAATTCAGGTTGAGCTACAAACCCGGTGTAAGCGCTGCAAGAGAACGCAGCATAAAAGTTTCACTGGGAGACCGGGAAAGCAGTTCGGAATTCACCTTCCTATGGGAGATATTCTGGGGACTGTCCCCGACACTGCCGTGGTGGGTCTACTGTATACTCTCAGCCCTTGCAGTTCTTCTTGTTTTTATCATTCACAGAACGCCCTTTGAAAAAATCTATAGTTTTCCACACCTGGAAGTGCTGGCAGCTGATGACTCAGATAAAACAGTCATACAGATCAGTCACGATAAAACCATGATAGCCGTAAGCCGGGATCAAACACAGATTATGGACGAATCTGAATTTGAGAATAAGGACAGTGATGAGACTGGTATAACAATTATTAAGGACTCCGACGGGAAATATCAGTTGAAGGCAGATCATGAAATAATGGTTAATAACAAGACTGTGATTAACCGTGAACTGGAAGCAGGTGATGTAATCCGCAGCGAAGGAACTATGATCATTTTTGATGAGCCAGCTGAAGATTGA
- a CDS encoding serine/threonine-protein kinase has protein sequence MSRIPTKIGKYQIQEKIAEGGMGAVFKGTHPTLEKPVVLKKLTFSSNEHLIERFRREAKIMMEFSNENIVRVYDHFKNASAYYIVQELVDGKSVDLILKKERYLRYDEAIYIFYNACKALDYAHRNQVVHRDIKPANILLSKTGEIKLVDFGIAQSEEEDDSLTKEGMALGTPSYMAPEQYDDSRNVTFKADIYSLGIMLYEMVTGKKPYPGKMTPETLFKIQKGKYTAVRKANPSLPRSINWFIRKSVQSNPKKRADSVALILKKLEKWYKNSDIEGIKEDLILLVNDKERRPAGSSKNRSIKKGILIPLSIIAILGIAGFTLYSLGYHYRTIYADSYGGFYLKQEIYSPEYYPDEYNFETSVFPDEEGRIGDSILSTFRYKASKEREDGSIIIESPRTFLPTGAYWIKTTTASRVYWQNIFIKPFNSRGFLIKPGALDILMLDLPSSTPEELKVSLNVRSRSDGADLNSKAAISVEINNSYIPIEELETPLITGRAYNFRISAEGYYPLTYDLGLKKHQDELHLETRLIPLEGFLRLKSTDSLKEDGLKVLINGQSTVPSGGIVSQMMNTSLLKNLKSLPLTPGVYELEFIKGKIRSSSEVTIISGEEKVLIIELKTENDKTREILVEE, from the coding sequence ATGAGCCGTATACCTACAAAGATAGGGAAATATCAGATTCAGGAAAAAATTGCAGAAGGCGGAATGGGGGCTGTTTTCAAGGGAACCCATCCCACATTGGAAAAACCTGTTGTTCTGAAAAAACTGACGTTCAGCTCCAATGAGCACCTGATTGAAAGATTCAGGCGCGAAGCCAAAATAATGATGGAATTCAGCAATGAAAATATTGTGAGAGTTTATGATCATTTCAAGAATGCCTCGGCCTATTATATCGTTCAGGAACTGGTAGATGGAAAATCTGTAGATCTGATTCTGAAAAAAGAGAGATATCTCCGTTATGATGAAGCAATCTACATTTTCTATAATGCCTGCAAAGCCCTGGATTATGCACACAGAAATCAGGTAGTTCACAGAGATATCAAACCGGCGAATATTCTACTGTCAAAAACCGGCGAGATCAAACTTGTGGACTTCGGTATCGCCCAGTCTGAAGAAGAGGATGATTCTCTTACAAAAGAGGGGATGGCCCTGGGGACCCCCTCGTACATGGCTCCTGAGCAGTATGATGACTCACGAAATGTAACATTCAAGGCTGATATCTATTCTCTGGGAATCATGCTCTATGAAATGGTAACCGGTAAAAAACCGTATCCCGGAAAAATGACACCCGAGACTCTCTTTAAAATCCAGAAAGGTAAGTATACGGCTGTCAGAAAAGCAAATCCCTCTCTTCCCAGATCCATCAACTGGTTTATTCGAAAATCAGTTCAGTCCAATCCAAAAAAGAGAGCAGATTCGGTTGCCCTTATCCTGAAGAAGCTTGAAAAATGGTACAAGAACTCCGACATTGAAGGGATAAAAGAGGATCTGATATTACTGGTCAATGATAAAGAGAGACGTCCTGCTGGAAGCAGCAAAAACCGATCTATAAAGAAGGGGATTCTGATCCCTCTGTCGATCATTGCGATTCTCGGGATAGCAGGATTTACACTGTACAGCCTTGGATATCATTACAGAACAATATATGCAGACAGCTATGGTGGATTCTATCTGAAGCAGGAGATATATTCACCGGAATATTATCCTGATGAATACAATTTTGAAACAAGTGTATTTCCCGATGAAGAAGGGAGAATAGGTGACAGTATACTGAGTACCTTTCGCTACAAGGCATCTAAAGAGCGGGAAGACGGTTCAATTATTATTGAATCTCCCAGGACCTTTCTCCCTACCGGTGCTTACTGGATCAAGACCACAACAGCATCCAGGGTCTATTGGCAGAATATATTTATCAAGCCCTTCAACAGTCGGGGATTTCTGATAAAACCGGGAGCCCTGGATATTCTGATGCTTGATCTTCCCTCATCAACTCCTGAAGAGCTCAAAGTCAGCCTGAATGTCAGGAGCCGATCAGACGGGGCGGACCTTAACAGTAAAGCTGCGATATCAGTTGAAATCAATAATAGTTATATTCCAATAGAGGAACTGGAAACTCCCCTTATCACGGGGAGAGCCTATAACTTCAGAATAAGTGCTGAAGGGTATTATCCTCTGACCTATGACCTGGGACTGAAAAAACATCAGGATGAACTACATCTTGAAACAAGACTGATTCCTTTAGAGGGCTTTTTAAGACTTAAAAGTACTGATTCTCTTAAGGAAGATGGACTGAAAGTACTGATCAACGGACAGAGCACAGTCCCATCGGGAGGAATCGTATCCCAGATGATGAATACCTCTCTATTAAAAAATCTTAAATCTCTTCCCCTGACACCCGGAGTATATGAGCTGGAGTTTATTAAGGGAAAAATCAGGAGCAGCTCCGAAGTGACAATCATATCAGGAGAAGAGAAAGTACTGATAATTGAATTAAAAACTGAAAATGATAAAACCAGGGAAATCCTGGTTGAGGAGTAA
- a CDS encoding metallophosphoesterase: MKKELFRIANAKGPDSVQLIMEQLQAVQESIENQDSFIRPRDIENRPGGLLFLHQEIPLIVLPDLHARKDFLYSLLMKETDDGTVLERLEEGSLQILCVGDGFHAERRAYKRWQKALSEYRTNFRKHKNMDQEMAESLGLMQMIMLLKTNCPDHFFFLKGNHENILNEEGRGNHPFGKFVYEGEMVRSWTEKFMGPDFMYDYAEYEHSLPFMALGKELIISHAEPESYYHPEEIINIYDNNSVKLGLTWTANDQAEEGSVEEILEDYSTRFNRDFAYCVGGHRTIKSLYRLRASGKYIQIHNPDRHVVLYTDQSTDFDPELNIVDLQQIRRLPL; the protein is encoded by the coding sequence ATGAAAAAAGAATTATTCAGAATAGCCAATGCAAAAGGACCAGACTCAGTACAGCTTATTATGGAACAGCTGCAGGCCGTTCAGGAAAGTATTGAAAATCAGGATTCTTTTATCCGGCCGCGGGATATAGAAAACAGACCTGGAGGTCTACTCTTTCTACATCAGGAAATACCCCTCATAGTTCTTCCCGACCTGCATGCCAGAAAGGACTTCCTCTATTCTCTGCTTATGAAAGAGACAGATGATGGAACAGTACTTGAACGCCTGGAAGAAGGATCTTTGCAGATTCTTTGTGTGGGAGACGGATTTCATGCCGAAAGACGTGCATATAAGAGATGGCAGAAGGCTCTGAGTGAATACAGAACTAATTTCAGAAAGCATAAAAACATGGATCAGGAAATGGCTGAAAGCCTGGGATTGATGCAGATGATAATGCTTCTGAAAACAAACTGTCCCGATCATTTCTTTTTCCTTAAAGGAAATCATGAAAATATTCTTAATGAAGAGGGACGGGGTAATCATCCATTCGGAAAATTTGTTTATGAGGGTGAAATGGTCAGATCATGGACAGAAAAGTTTATGGGTCCGGATTTCATGTATGATTATGCAGAATATGAACATTCCCTTCCGTTTATGGCCCTGGGCAAGGAACTGATTATCTCTCATGCCGAACCTGAAAGCTATTATCATCCTGAGGAAATAATTAATATTTATGATAATAACAGTGTTAAGCTGGGACTGACCTGGACTGCCAATGATCAGGCTGAAGAGGGGAGTGTTGAAGAAATCCTTGAGGATTACTCTACCAGATTCAACCGTGACTTTGCATACTGTGTCGGCGGGCACAGAACGATTAAGTCTCTTTACAGACTGAGAGCCTCAGGAAAATATATCCAGATACATAACCCCGACAGACATGTCGTTTTATATACAGATCAATCTACAGATTTCGATCCGGAACTGAATATTGTTGATCTGCAACAGATTAGGAGGCTTCCTTTATGA
- the ffh gene encoding signal recognition particle protein, producing MLEKLTEKFSDLSRQLSGQAKISDKNIEDAVNEIKLALLDADVNVRVVRRFVNSTIEEARGEKVLKAVDPSQMFIKLVYDRMVSLLGDSKQDLELKGPDTVSSILFLGLNGAGKTTTAAKLASRLKSEGRRPLLVACDLARPAAVQQLKVLGEQIGVEVYAEDAKNPVKVAKNALKHAKKFQFNTVIFDTAGRLQIDADLMKQIREIKDAVKPDETILVADAMTGQSAVDIAKTFDEELDLTGVILSKFDSDTRGGAALSLKSITGKAIKYIGVGEKIENLEPFYPERIASRILGMGDIVSLVEKAQETASEEEALELQKKMASATFNLEDYLDQFQRMRKMGSVQSLVGMLPGLAGKVNEDDIDEAALKREEAIILSMTFKERRNHRIIGPPRKRRIALGSGSTVADVNRLIKNFEKMRLMMKKISKNKKYQAQLMQQFGGMS from the coding sequence ATGCTTGAAAAATTAACAGAGAAATTTTCTGATCTGTCCAGACAGCTTTCCGGACAGGCAAAAATCTCAGACAAAAATATTGAAGATGCAGTCAATGAAATTAAATTGGCGCTTCTTGATGCTGATGTAAACGTCAGGGTTGTACGCCGGTTTGTGAACAGCACTATCGAAGAAGCACGGGGTGAAAAGGTATTAAAAGCCGTAGATCCCAGCCAGATGTTCATAAAACTGGTTTATGATCGAATGGTCAGTCTTCTGGGAGACAGTAAACAGGATTTGGAGCTTAAAGGTCCCGATACTGTGTCTTCTATTCTGTTTCTGGGACTTAACGGTGCCGGTAAAACGACTACAGCGGCAAAATTGGCCAGCCGCCTTAAGTCAGAAGGCAGACGACCCTTACTGGTTGCCTGTGACCTTGCAAGACCTGCAGCTGTTCAGCAGCTAAAGGTACTTGGAGAACAGATCGGGGTAGAAGTTTACGCAGAAGATGCGAAAAACCCTGTAAAAGTGGCCAAAAATGCGCTTAAACACGCTAAAAAGTTTCAGTTTAATACAGTAATCTTTGATACTGCCGGACGTCTTCAGATTGATGCTGACTTGATGAAGCAGATCCGTGAGATTAAAGATGCTGTTAAACCTGATGAGACAATTCTTGTTGCCGATGCAATGACAGGGCAGAGTGCCGTTGATATTGCGAAGACGTTTGATGAAGAACTGGATCTCACAGGTGTTATATTAAGTAAATTTGACTCCGATACACGCGGTGGTGCGGCTCTATCCCTCAAGAGCATCACAGGAAAAGCAATTAAGTATATCGGAGTCGGTGAAAAGATAGAGAATCTTGAACCTTTCTATCCTGAGAGAATCGCCTCCCGAATTTTGGGAATGGGTGATATTGTATCTCTGGTTGAAAAGGCTCAGGAGACAGCCTCTGAAGAAGAAGCTCTGGAACTTCAGAAGAAGATGGCCTCGGCCACTTTCAATCTTGAAGATTATCTGGATCAGTTTCAACGGATGCGGAAGATGGGCAGTGTTCAGTCCCTCGTCGGCATGCTTCCCGGATTGGCAGGGAAGGTTAATGAAGACGATATTGATGAAGCTGCATTGAAGCGCGAAGAGGCGATCATTCTCTCGATGACTTTTAAGGAAAGGAGAAATCACCGGATTATCGGTCCACCACGTAAAAGGCGTATTGCCCTGGGTAGCGGATCGACTGTGGCTGATGTTAACCGCCTTATCAAGAATTTTGAGAAAATGAGGCTGATGATGAAAAAAATCAGCAAAAATAAGAAATACCAGGCTCAGCTGATGCAGCAGTTTGGTGGAATGTCTTAA
- a CDS encoding chromosome segregation SMC family protein: MFLKRIELMGFKSFADRTQIDFTDGITALLGPNGCGKSNIVDAMKWVLGEQSTKNMRAEKMEDVIFNGTDARKALNVAEVTLVISNEENYLDLDLAEISIKRRLYRNGDSEYFVNNTLVKLRELKEIFYDTGIGKSAYSIMEQGKIDQVLSNKPEERRYLFEEAAGITRFKMKGSEAERKLKRTEENMVQVENILSEVRKNYETLRKQSEKTLVYRQLREELSSIDIDLQLLRFSQLTEQQEKKDSQKNSELEKKQQIEGEILQLNGNLASNLDAVNSMENELIEDQKQLYGLDLEKENLADRIKMFNEQQTELDKQHQGLAQKEKDLLDKKEGLQKEERTRKDSLQGFRDQLKDLENNIINFERNIKSAETGIDENNRIIKETEERIVQGEKDRESLQLKLRNLTDNIVHQLDQGLKDSGFSIKKKKELEENVVSKLKTVQIQLEGKIRLFDDSSRVGHGKDDSEIWDSGVQILKDFQAGLVSLEESIHKLADALPDFLEEFLAPSGIISKKRDIDDELESITLNLKKFRETVQNKTEESRQLNSKIQQFRNTLEELRVNKARMATQITAIEDGIAALQKEIRGIEEQIGVNLDEIKRVKERGKEILNKITASQNQMNAHDESKKELLKKLKNLEKSIQSRTKDVSGEEGALKKKNSDLQKLLLNLEKVSLEHQHISTDLQDLCQNFIENNSSDIKNYLDRLPGLNKNRQDMKKDYSTTRDKLRALGQVNLMAPEEFSEVKERYDFLNNQLEDLRTAKDHLRQVTSEIKKESAALFQKTYNEIKKNFNDVFRRMFGGGRAELKLLDPENILESGIEIYAQPPGKKLENISLLSGGERSLTGVALLFATYKVKPSPFCILDEIDAALDEANIQRFINVLMDFGAESQFIVITHNKKTVTGAKTLLGITMQESGVSKLIAMKIGESANEAS; this comes from the coding sequence GTGTTTCTTAAACGCATTGAACTGATGGGCTTCAAGTCTTTTGCAGACAGAACCCAAATTGATTTCACCGACGGAATAACAGCACTCCTGGGGCCAAACGGCTGCGGGAAAAGTAATATAGTAGACGCAATGAAATGGGTACTGGGTGAACAGTCTACAAAAAATATGCGTGCCGAGAAGATGGAGGATGTTATCTTCAATGGTACGGATGCCCGTAAAGCCCTCAATGTGGCAGAAGTTACATTGGTTATTTCCAACGAGGAAAACTATCTTGATCTCGACCTTGCAGAAATTTCCATTAAAAGAAGACTCTACAGAAATGGAGACAGCGAATACTTTGTCAACAATACTCTGGTGAAGCTCCGTGAACTGAAAGAGATCTTTTATGATACAGGAATAGGCAAATCCGCTTATTCGATCATGGAACAGGGTAAAATTGATCAGGTTCTATCAAATAAACCCGAAGAAAGACGATATCTCTTCGAAGAAGCCGCCGGTATCACCCGTTTCAAGATGAAGGGCAGTGAAGCCGAAAGAAAACTGAAACGGACAGAAGAAAATATGGTCCAGGTTGAAAATATCCTCAGCGAAGTTCGCAAGAATTATGAAACTCTCAGAAAACAGTCTGAAAAAACTCTTGTATACAGACAGCTGCGTGAAGAGCTCTCCTCAATTGATATAGACCTGCAACTCCTGCGCTTCAGTCAGCTCACAGAACAGCAGGAAAAGAAAGATAGTCAGAAAAACAGCGAACTTGAAAAGAAGCAACAGATTGAAGGAGAAATACTCCAGCTCAATGGAAATCTGGCCAGCAATCTTGATGCCGTCAATTCAATGGAGAATGAACTGATTGAAGACCAGAAACAACTTTACGGACTTGATCTGGAAAAAGAGAATCTGGCTGACAGAATCAAAATGTTCAATGAACAGCAGACTGAGCTGGATAAGCAGCATCAGGGACTCGCTCAGAAAGAGAAAGACCTTCTCGACAAAAAAGAGGGCCTTCAGAAAGAAGAAAGAACCAGAAAAGACTCTCTTCAGGGATTTCGGGATCAACTGAAAGACCTGGAAAATAATATCATTAACTTTGAAAGGAATATTAAATCCGCCGAAACGGGGATTGATGAGAATAACCGCATCATCAAAGAGACTGAAGAAAGAATAGTGCAGGGTGAGAAAGACAGAGAAAGCCTTCAGCTTAAACTCAGAAATCTGACTGACAATATTGTACATCAGCTTGATCAGGGACTCAAGGATTCCGGTTTTTCAATAAAGAAGAAAAAAGAACTTGAAGAGAATGTTGTATCTAAACTCAAGACTGTTCAGATTCAGCTGGAAGGTAAAATAAGACTTTTTGATGATTCCTCACGTGTGGGACATGGAAAAGACGATTCTGAAATATGGGATTCGGGTGTACAGATTCTGAAAGATTTTCAGGCAGGTCTGGTCTCTTTAGAAGAATCCATTCATAAGCTGGCTGATGCTCTTCCTGATTTCCTTGAGGAATTTCTTGCTCCCAGCGGTATTATCAGTAAAAAAAGAGACATCGATGATGAACTTGAATCTATAACACTGAATCTTAAAAAATTCAGGGAGACTGTTCAGAATAAAACCGAAGAATCCAGACAGCTCAACAGCAAAATTCAGCAATTCAGAAATACACTTGAAGAACTCAGGGTAAACAAGGCCCGCATGGCCACTCAGATTACTGCTATTGAAGATGGTATTGCCGCTCTTCAGAAAGAGATACGGGGCATAGAAGAGCAGATAGGTGTCAATCTCGATGAAATTAAAAGAGTCAAAGAGAGGGGCAAAGAGATTCTGAACAAAATCACGGCTTCTCAGAATCAGATGAACGCTCATGATGAGTCAAAAAAGGAACTTCTAAAAAAACTTAAAAATCTTGAAAAATCAATACAGAGCAGAACAAAAGATGTCAGCGGAGAAGAGGGTGCTCTTAAAAAGAAAAACAGCGACCTCCAGAAACTGCTGCTGAATCTTGAAAAAGTCAGTCTTGAACATCAGCATATCTCTACAGATCTTCAGGATCTCTGCCAGAATTTCATTGAAAATAACTCTTCGGATATAAAAAATTATCTTGATCGGCTGCCCGGTCTTAATAAAAACCGGCAGGATATGAAAAAAGACTATTCCACAACACGGGACAAACTGAGAGCCCTGGGACAAGTCAACCTGATGGCTCCCGAGGAATTTTCTGAAGTCAAAGAACGCTATGATTTTCTGAATAATCAACTGGAAGACCTTCGAACCGCAAAAGATCATCTGAGACAGGTTACCAGTGAAATAAAAAAAGAGTCTGCCGCTCTGTTCCAGAAGACATACAATGAAATAAAAAAGAATTTCAATGATGTTTTCAGAAGAATGTTCGGTGGAGGCCGGGCTGAACTGAAACTTCTTGATCCGGAAAATATCCTTGAATCTGGAATTGAAATTTATGCTCAGCCTCCCGGTAAGAAACTGGAGAACATTTCTTTGTTGTCAGGTGGAGAACGTTCCCTGACTGGAGTAGCCCTCCTTTTTGCCACATACAAAGTTAAACCTTCACCATTCTGTATCCTTGATGAAATTGATGCAGCACTGGATGAAGCAAATATTCAGCGTTTTATCAATGTGCTGATGGACTTTGGTGCTGAATCACAGTTTATTGTCATCACACATAATAAGAAAACTGTAACAGGTGCCAAGACACTGCTGGGTATAACCATGCAGGAGTCTGGAGTATCCAAACTGATAGCCATGAAGATAGGAGAATCTGCCAATGAAGCTTCCTAA